CGACGCTCGCGCTCGCGTCGTCGGCGCTGCTCGTGGTGACCGGCGTGACCACGGCGTGGCGCCACCTGCACCGGCTGGACGCGCTGTGGACGACGCCCTACGGCCGGACGCTGTGCGTGAAGCTCGTGTTCGTGCTCGCCGTCGCGGGACTCGGCGCGTACAACTGGCGGCTCGTCTCGCCGCGGCTCGGGCACGACGATGCGACGGAGACGCTGGTGCGGTCGGCGCGCACGGAGCTCGGGCTCGCGCTGGTGGTGCTGGTCATCACGGCGATCCTGGTGAGCATTCCGGCGCCGAAAGGGTGATCGCCGGGCCGAGCCTCGCGGCGCCGACCCCGCGCCTCACTTCTCCCCGCCTAACACCCCCAGCGCCAGCGCCAGCTTCACGTAGTCCGCACGCTCGCCGATGCCGAGCTTCTCGTTCACGCGCCGCCGATACGTGTCCGCCGTCTTCGCGCTGATGAACAGCCGCTCGCCGATCTGCGACGTCGAGTACCCCTCGGCGATGAGCTGGAACACCGACTTCTCGCGGTCGCTGAGCGACTCGTAGCCGGCCCGCGCCTCGTCCTCCGCGCTGCGCTGCCGCCACCGCTCGGCCAGCACGCGCGCCGCCTGCGGACGCACGAACGTGTCGCCGCGCGCCACCGCGCGTACCGCGCGCAGCAGGTCGGTGCTCGCGCTGCT
The window above is part of the Gemmatirosa kalamazoonensis genome. Proteins encoded here:
- a CDS encoding response regulator transcription factor is translated as MSDAKIRVVLADDHDVVRLGLRTLLGAAPDVEVVAEASDGVEALARVEATAPDVVIMDLTMKGMDGVTATRELVRRRSPTRVLVLTMHDEEEYLVPALDAGAAGYVVKSSASTDLLRAVRAVARGDTFVRPQAARVLAERWRQRSAEDEARAGYESLSDREKSVFQLIAEGYSTSQIGERLFISAKTADTYRRRVNEKLGIGERADYVKLALALGVLGGEK